The following are from one region of the Micromonas commoda chromosome 12, complete sequence genome:
- a CDS encoding predicted protein: protein MEAVSTEVGYPPPPGEDRWEELCSMEAALEAEVSELRLTVASPTSMTVDGGRSAEAEHERDENASPSRAVRSDAYWGSRGPRPVVRRADVAGVAPVREEGDYEKRYDELQRFSPKPAVSRPARRGGRDAGAPVAQATGDASPIVERPKWGGKYDDDGLRVSRYDFAYIVPKSNKSHQRASPSRGGARTKELSTPPPRTSVLSPANEMAKSWERNLRKGGGATPTRAPAVQRMSPRGWSRENKSNDAHREGDANVVAEVEARVQEKLRQLEERLLRSVGKMRKPKKERTPSSKPRMKRKSDVSSDSDAGPAAAVPAAVPAADAADWTVAVEFTEPLSATDRVAERSRLIEQGSSSGPLKDRPLRAVKNSIDEYLERRRKRREEEREAEREKERRALEAAAGMRSESIDGFEPVYSPVVARRASARVNVSKMRDLDGGDEMTESEGGHRASSASPSSTFETSSSSSPSTTNIFDDDDFYQAASAATEVVHRRKLLAAVLEEWSFLVRWGRARAEAHRHRHLKWASIKVLRALTADARVSSRVSERFHRSARRRKICAALRGWLFIAKDAKVRAARERRRRAALGEWPSESGSDGDSDDSEPTEVLTEDDMEALRREAWMPLHDELKVLDAEENKLIMEEREASSSEGGFSPENKAEFEKSYDDALKAVDIAVRGLIGLWQLATPEKPTPLGTRPRATPVVESHAPMTDPRRILKFDPLRVGDWLTNQTEPEVSSEEEEEEKEQEEQEGDVEQEEEQEGERADFITPLGSAPPSGVRPYRVLTNEQGEAFVLTSSPDAGGSQHEYVSLTDWIEFASKSI from the coding sequence ATGGAGGCGGTTTCGACGGAGGTGGGATATCCACCGCCCCCAGGGGAAGATCGGTGGGAGGAGCTGTGctcgatggaggcggcgctaGAAGCTGAGGTTTCGGAGCTTCGACTCACAGTCGCGAGCCCAACGTCGATGACCGTGGATGGTGGACGTTCAGCCGAGGCGGAGCACGAGAGGGACGAGAatgcgtcaccgtcgcgcgcggtgcgttCGGACGCGTACTGGGGTTCACGCGGCCCTCGACCCGTCGTCAGGCgagccgacgtcgcgggtgtCGCTCCGGTTCGCGAAGAGGGAGACTACGAGAAGCGATACGACGAGTTGCAACGCTTCTCACCCAAGCCGGCGGTttcgcgcccggcgaggcgaggcggcagagacgcgggcgcgcccgtcgctcaAGCGACCGGCGATGCATCTCCGATCGTCGAGAGACCGAAATGGGGCGGCAAGTACGATGACGACGGCCTGCGCGTGTCTCGTTACGACTTTGCGTACATCGTGCCCAAATCGAACAAGTCTCATCAGAGGGCGAGTCCaagccgaggcggcgctcgaacgAAGGAGCTCAGcacgccacccccgcggactAGCGTGCTGAGCCCCGCGAATGAGATGGCAAAATCGTGGGAGAGAAACCTCCGGAAGggggggggcgcgacgccgacgagggctcCGGCGGTCCAACGCAtgtcgccgcggggatggAGCCGCGAAAACAAGTCAAACGACGCGCACAgagagggcgacgcgaacgtcgtcgccgaggttgaggcCCGAGTGCAGGAGAAGCTGcggcagctcgaggagcggcTGCTTCGTTCGGTGGGTAAGATGCGGAAACCAAAAAAGGagcggacgccgtcgtccaagCCCCGAATGAAGCGGAAGTCGGACGTCTCTTCAGACTCTGACGCcggtcccgcggcggcggttccaGCGGCGGTTCcagcggcggacgccgccgactgGACGGTCGCGGTCGAGTTCACCGAACCGCTTTCAGCGACAgaccgcgtcgcggagaggtCACGACTCATCGAGCAGGGTTCGTCGAGCGGTCCGCTGAAAGATCGCCCGCTGCGTGCGGTCAAGAACAGCATCGACGAGTACCTCGAGCGGCGCAggaagcgacgcgaggaggagagagAGGCGGAGAGAGAGAAGgagcggcgcgccctcgaagccgcggcgggcatgCGGTCCGAAAGTATCGATGGGTTCGAGCCCGTGTACTCGCCCGTGGTTGCGAGACGAGCTTCGGCACGCGTGAACGTGTCCAAGATGCGCGATTTGGACGGAGGGGACGAGATGACGGAATCGGAAGGCGGGCACCGAGCCTCGTCCgcttcgccatcgtcgaccTTTGAgacgtcttcgtcctcgtcgccgtcgacgacgaacattttcgacgatgacgattTCTATCAAGCGGCCTCTGCGGCGACAGAAGTTGTGCATCGTCGGaagctgctcgcggcggtgctggaGGAATGGTCCTTCTTGGTTCGATGGGGAAGGGCGCGCGCAGAGGCGCACCGACATCGTCACCTGAAGTGGGCGTCGATTAAGGTGTTGCGAGCGCTCACGGCGGATGCCAGAGTCTCGTCCAGAGTTTCCGAACGATTTCATAGGAGTGCACGGCGCAGGAAAATATGCGCGGCGCTTCGGGGCTGGCTCTTCATCGCCAAGGACGCGAAGGTGCGTGCAGCCAGGGaaaggaggcggcgggctgcACTCGGCGAGTGGCCCTCGGAATCGGGATCTGATGGTGATTCGGACGATTCTGAACCAACAGAGGTGCTGACCGAAGATGACATGGAGGCTCTCCGACGCGAGGCTTGGATGCCATTACACGACGAGCTCAAAGTCCTTGATGCAGAGGAGAATAAGCTCATCATGGAAGAGAGGGAAGCGTCCAGCAGCGAGGGCGGCTTCAGTCCGGAGAATAAGGCTGAGTTTGAAAAGTCGTACGACGATGCACTCAAAGCTGTGGACATCGCGGTTCGAGGGTTAATCGGACTGTggcagctcgcgacgccggagaaGCCCACGCCTTTGGGAACTCGACCTAGGGCGACGCCCGTGGTTGAGTCGCATGCGCCGATGACAGATCCGCGAAGAATTCTCAAGTTTGACCCACTGCGCGTTGGCGACTGGCTCACAAACCAGACGGAGCCCGAGGTTAgctcggaggaggaggaggaggagaaggagcaaGAGGAGCAAgaaggcgacgtcgagcaAGAGGAGGAGCAAGAgggggagcgcgcggatTTTATCACGCCGCTCGGAAGTGCCCCGCCGTCGGGCGTTCGTCCCTACCGCGTCCTCACCAACGAACAGGGCGAAGCATTCGTGCTCACCAGCAgccccgacgccgggggGAGCCAGCACGAGTACGTCTCCTTGACGGACTGGATCGAATTCGCGAGTAAGAGCATATAG
- a CDS encoding predicted protein, with the protein MASCVGRRAGSLSEAAATGAQTGTPQPPPPPPPRPKKRPNPRRGGRGPGPACSAPGRHRPQPRDSARPSPPHPRRGRAPTGRRTGRSLLAPTGRPSGPNRRTRRPLPTRKLRPDPRRPCSRTRCSTRPAVTLTRGARWAGRGFRPSRGVAAPRPSPSRPASNGRNRWDPSEGLGPGSGSSWTTGRVRSTRIQTRRRTRRRRRRARRKLRAARCCPAAAACCPSRGRRRRRPGSSAPGRTTGGGSNRGQGYRDVPWTSALPTTSTRRGKWTVTTRE; encoded by the coding sequence atGGCGTCTTGCGTAGGTCGTCGAGCGGGCTCTCTttcggaagcggcggcgacgggggcgcaaACGGGAACAccgcaaccgccgccgccgccgccgccgcgcccaaaaAAGAGGCCGAATCCCCGAAGAGGAGGTCGAGGTCCGGGACCGGCCTGTTCGGCGCCGGGAAGGCACCGCCCCCAGCCCCGAGACTCGGcacgcccgtcgccgccgcatccgcgccgcggtcgagcgcCAACTGGCCGCCGAACGGGCCGCAGTCTACTAGCGCCAACGGGCCGCCCGTCGGGTCCCAatcgacgaacgcggcgcccgttGCCAACGCGGAAACTTCGAcccgacccgcggcggccatgttCCCGGACTCGCTGTTCAACACGTCCGGCGGTGACTTTGACCCGTggagcgcgatgggcgggTCGGGGTTTtcgtccctcgcggggggtggcggcgccgaggccaagtCCGTCGCGACCGGCGTCGAACGGCAGAAATCGTTGGGATCCATCGGAGGGTCTCGGTCCAGGTTCGGGTTCGTCctggacgacggggagggtGCGGTCGACGAGGATACAAACACGCAGACGCACACGCAGACGGCGcaggcgagctcgacgcaagttgcgggcggcgcgctgttgtccagcggcggcggcgtgctgcccaagccgcggacgacggcgccgccgcccgggttcgtcggcgccgggcagGACGACGGGAGGAGGAAGTAACAGAGGGCAGGGATATCGAGACGTTCCGTGGACGTCGGCTCTACCCACCACGAGCACGCGGCGTGGAAAGTGGACAGTCACAACAAGAGAGTAG
- a CDS encoding predicted protein — protein sequence MSADEDDNDAGEDCPLCCNPFDATDKHFRPCKCGYQICAWCWHQLMELAAKDDKVAQCPACRQDYDESSITGASSGITIPAPNAAAIAAGKAAGADGGSRKHLFNVRVIQRNLVYVVGLNVQYCREDVLRRGDLFGRFGRIVKLQVSLPKPGDFQRQGSAYVTYHRGEDAARCIKGVDGTTLDGKVLRACFGTTKYCNAFLRYQQCSNPDCLYLHDMGSDNDSFTKEEMLA from the exons ATGTcggccgacgaggacgacaacgacgcgggcgaggattGCCCGCTCTGCTGCAAcccgttcgacgcgacggacaaACATTTTCGTCCGTGCAAATGCGGGTACCAGATCTGCGCCTGGTGCTGGCACCAGC TGATGGAgctggcggcgaaggacgacaAGGTGGCGCAGTGTCCCGCGTGCAGGCAGGACTACGACGAGTCCTCCATC ACGGGCGCCTCGTCGGGTATCAcgatccccgcgccgaacgcggcggcgatcgcggcgggtaaggcggcgggcgcggacgggggcTCCCGCAAGCACCTGTTCAACGTGCGGGTGATCCAGAGGAACCTGGTGTACGTCGTGGGGCTCAACGTCCAGTACTGCAGGGAGGACGTGCTTCGACGCGGGGATTTGTTCGGCAGGTTCGGACGCATCGTCAAGCTCCAGGTATCGCTGCCCAAGCCGGGAGACTTTCAGAGGCAGGGCAGCGCGTACGTCACCTACCACCGCGGGGAGGATGCCGCGAGGTGCATCAAAGGGGTGGATGGCACCACGCTGGACGGCAAGGTGCTCCGAGCGTGCTTCGGGACCACCAAGTACTGCAACGCGTTCCTCAGGTACCAGCAGTGCTCCAACCCGGACTGTTTGTACCTGCACGACATGGGCAGCGACAACGACTCCTTCACGAAAGAAGAGATGCTCGCC
- a CDS encoding predicted protein: protein MVRQFVVYFYRHIREKNVYEILSMYEKSFSAISERYFKASSWPSAEAIARYADNDHVFGLLYKEMYFRHVYGKTTPTLDQRKESWENYCNLFGVILHGNVNMQLPNLWLWEMIDEFIYQFQSMCQYRGKLSVKTKEELAALKGCDDVWSALGVLNFLQALVDKSGIIAHLDKERRGEEKFSDTEGYDYNQSNVLRTLGYFALIGLHRVHILLGDYTTALKVLDPIDLDKPGIFTKVPGASVSTAYHVGFAYFMLGRYTDAIRHFNASLVFINRHKVAATRPYALDILLKKQEQMYALVAMAVSLGGAASGGGANARSGVVRLLEEGVVSALREKHGDDMARMGQGVVSAFDELFSLSCPKFVTPAPPAGSAADAEGAAANYNEEAYRSQLKQFLQQVSSYEKLPALRSYLKLYTTISVGKLAGLMEVEAGALKAQLENMKAKSRLVEWKGGSSALDGEEVSVSDVEFTVDGENIAVHDVKPVKKNGDFFLRHIAKQNELMEDLGPAKPLVYKGKPVASA from the exons ATGGTCAGGCAGTTCGTCGTGTACTTCTACCGCCACATCCGCGAGAAGAACG TGTACGAGATTCTTTCCATGTACGAGAAGTCCTTCTCCGCCATCTCCGAGCGCTACTTCAAGGCCTCCTCCTGGCccagcgccgaggcgatcgcgaggTACGCCGACAACGATCACGTCTTTGGCCTGCTGTACAAGGAGATGTACTTCCGCCACGTGTACGGCAAGACCACGCCCACGCTCGATCAGCGCAAGGAGAGCTGGGAGAACTACTGCAACCTGTTCGGCGTGATCCTTCACGGTAACGTCAACATGCAGCTCCCCAACCTGTGGCTCTGGGAGATGATCGACGAGTTCATCTACCAGTTCCAGTCCATGTGCCAGTACCGCGGCAAGCTCTCCGTCAAGaccaaggaggagctcgcggcgctcaagggcTGCGACGACGTATGGTCCGCGCTGGGCGTGCTCAACTTCCTCCAGGCGCTCGTGGACAAGTCCGGTATCATCGCCCACCTGGACAAGGAGCGCAGGGGCGAGGAGAAGTTCTCCGACACCGAGGGTTACGACTACAACCAGTCCAACGTGCTCCGAACGCTCGGGTACTTTGCGCTCATCGGCCTCCACCGCGTGCACATCCTCCTAGGGGACTACACCACCGCGCTCAAGGTTCTCGACCCGATCGACCTCGACAAGCCCGGCATCTTCACCAAGGttcccggcgcgtccgttTCCACCGCCTACCACGTCGGCTTTGCGTACTTCATGCTGGGCCGTTACACCGACGCCATCCGCCACTtcaacgcgtcgctcgtgttCATCAACAGGCACAAGGTGGCGGCGACCAGGCCTTACGCGCTGGACATTCTGCTCAAGAAGCAGGAGCAGATGTACGCGCTGGTCGCCATGGCGGTGTccctgggcggcgccgcgtctggcggcggcgccaacgccaggagcggcgtcgtccggctgctcgaggagggcgtggtgagcgccctgcgcgagaagcacggcgacgacatggCGCGGATGGGCCAGGGCGTCGTgtccgcgttcgacgagctcTTCTCCCTCTCATGCCCCAAGTTTgtcacccccgcgcctcccgccgggtccgccgcggatgccgagggcgccgccgcaaaCTACAACGAGGAGGCGTACCGCTCGCAGCTCAAGCAGTTCCTCCAGCAGGTGTCGTCCTACGAGAAGCTCCCGGCGCTCCGTTCCTACCTCAAGCTGTACACCACGATCTCCGTGGGTAAGCTCGCGGGTTTgatggaggtggaggcgggcgcgctcaaggcgcagCTCGAGAACATGAAGGCCAAGAGCCGACTGGTGGAATGGAAGGGTGGGTCCTCGGCGctggacggcgaggaagtTAGCGTCTCGGACGTGGAGTTCACCGTCGACGGGGAGAACATCGCCGTGCACGACGTCAAGCCCGTGAAGAAGAACGGCGATTTCTTTCTTAGGCACATCGCGAAGCAGAACGAGCTCATGGAGGATCTCGGACCGGCCAAGCCCCTCGTGTACAAGGGCAagcccgtcgcctccgcttGA
- a CDS encoding predicted protein, which produces MSAQRSFVKKTKAGRVMKVVREHYLRDDIYVGCELATEEYRGPDQSTWKLSPGASKFIVIDTNVALHQLDLLAHKSIADVVVLSVVLEECRNRSKSSYDRLRSMCQDPTKRFFVFANEHHRDTYIKAEPGESPNDRNDRAIRVAAKFYQRAIPSKRIVLLTNDRGNLLRAKEEGVDALSVRQFAREHAADAPELMDLVAGNDIDDEDVAAAAADDAPSAKRIFAEHLSASQMAAGIKGGTLHQGSLRTGRFSPWEGYVGSDAVGGDIMIVGRTDMNRAMDGDVVAVELLPESEWRRPGTKIAKPGEEHKDDKEDDKEDDKENETVSLAPAVAEDADDGSAVKAKREDGVVPTGRVVGVVKRNWRERGYAACIDLGPGAAGAAAASRLLAVPQDRRLPKIRIQTRQAAALVDQRIVVVIDSWPADSPYPEGHYVKSLGKLGDADAETAAVLLEADVDDRPFAPAVHACVPPLPWSFDERTHLQAQPHREDLRNLRVCSVDPPGCRDIDDALSCRPLDDEGMPGMLELGVHIADVTSFLHPDTAMDDEAKRRGTTTYLVQRRLDMLPKPLTEDICSLRGGVERLTFSVFFRFDAKTGLPVPGVEPRFTKAVIKSAAALTYAEAQTMMDDPNDTSPLANDLRRINACARSLRKRRIDAGALTLASPEVRFEMDKETNQPLDVGMYVTREANQMVEEMMLLANVASAERILRAFPSHALLRRHPTPAPRMFDPLLKACRAAGVDVDVSTSKKLADSLDAAVRPDDQYFNTLLRIVATRCMSQAVYCVSGAHSVNDRVHYGLAAPLYTHFTSPIRRYADVVVHRLLNAALGLERAHASLQDSEALKAVSDNINVRHRNSQMAARASVELHTHIFFRKKAAETEARVIRVRANGLIVFVPKFGIEAPVLFDDEEEEGDKKAVLDEEAMTVTTKAGKTWKVFDACKVCIQIEELAAGRSRLAIKIL; this is translated from the exons ATGAGCGCGCAGAGATCGTTCGTGAAGAAGACCAAGGCTGGGCGGGTCATGAAGGTGGTCCGCGAGCACTACCTCCGGGACGACATCTACGTCGGGTGCGAgctggcgacggaggagtACAGGGGACCCGACCAGAGCACCTGGAAGCTCTCCCCGGGGGCGAGCAAGTTCATCGTCATCGACACCAACGTGGCTCTGCACCAGCTCGATCTATTAGCGCACAAgtccatcgccgacgtcgtggtGCTGTCCGTGGTGCTGGAGGAGTGCCGGAACAGGAGCAAGTCGAGCTACGACAGGCTTCGCTCGATGTGCCAGGACCCGACGAAGCGCTTCTTCGTGTTCGCCAACGAGCACCACAGGGACACGTACATCAAGGCCGAGCCCGGGGAGTCCCCGAACGACCGTAACGACCGGGCGatacgcgtcgccgccaagttTTACCAGCGAGCCATACCCAGCAAGCGCATCGTGCTCCTGACCAACGACCGGGGAAACCTGCTGAGAgccaaggaggagggcgtcgacgcgctcagcgTGAGACAGTTCGCCAGGGAacacgcggcggacgccccGGAGCTCATGGATCTCGTGGCGGGTAACGACATAGACGATGAGGACGTCGctgcggcggccgcggacgacgccccaTCCGCCAAGCGC ATATTCGCCGAGCACCTCTCGGCGTCGCAGATGGCGGCCGGGATCAAGGGCGGCACTCTGCACCAGGGATCGTTGCGCACGGGTAGGTTCTCGCCGTGGGAGGGATACGTCGGCTCCGATGCGGTGGGCGGGGACATCATGATTGTCGGCAGGACCGACATGAACCGAGCcatggacggcgacgtggtaGCCGTGGAGTTGCTTCCAGAGTCAGAGTGGCGCAGGCCCGGAACCAAAATCGCAAAGCCCGGAGAGGAACACAAGGATGACAAGGAGGATGACAAGGAGGATGACAAGGAGAACGAGACCGTGAGCCTGGCGCCAgcggtggcggaggatgcggacGACGGTTCGGCGGTGAAGGCCAAACGCGAGGATGGAGTCGTTCCCACGGGcagggtcgtcggcgtcgtcaagcGCAATTGGCGCGAGAGGGGATACGCCGCGTGCATCGACCTCGGACCCGgtgccgcgggtgccgccgc ggcttCTCGCCTTCTCGCCGTGCCCCAGGACAGGAGGCTGCCGAAGATTCGCATCCAGACGCGTCAGGCGGCCGCTTTGGTGGACCAGCGGATagtcgtcgtcatcgactCTTGGCCCGCGGACTCGCCTTACCCCGAGGGTCACTACGTCAAGTCTCTCGGTAAgctgggcgacgccgacgccgagacggccgcggtgctcctcgaggctgacgtcgacgatcgacccttcgcccccgcggttcACGCGTGCGTTCCGCCGCTGCCGTGGTCGTTTGACGAACGCACGCACCTGCAGGCGCAGCCGCACAGGGAGGACCTTCGTAACCTGAGAGTGTGTTCCGTTGATCCGCCGGGGTGCAgggacatcgacgacgccctgTCTTGCCGGCCTCTGGACGATGAGGGCATGCCCGGcatgctcgagctcggcgttcACATCGCGGACGTCACCTCGTTCCTTCACCCAGACACCgccatggacgacgaggcgaagaGACGCGGCACCACCACGTACCTCGTGCAGCGTAGGCTCGACATGCTCCCAAAGCCCCTGACCGAGGACATATGCTcgctccgcgggggcgtggaGCGCCTCACGTTTTCGGTGTTTTTCCGATTCGACGCGAAGACGGGTCTTCCCGTGCCCGGCGTGGAGCCGAGGTTCACCAAGGCTGTCATCAAgtcagccgcggcgctgacctacgccgaggcgcagaCGATGATGGACGATCCGAACGACACATCGCCGCTGGCGAACGATCTTAGACGCATAaacgcgtgcgcgaggtCCCTTCGCAAGCGCAGGATCGACGCCGGAGCGCTCACGCTGGCGTCCCCCGAGGTGAGGTTCGAGATGGACAAGGAAACCAACCAACCGCTCGACGTGGGCATGTACGTGACCAGGGAGGCTAACCAGATGGTCGAGGAGATGATGTTGCTggcgaacgtcgcgagcgcggagcgtATACTGCGCGCGTTCCCGTCGCACGCGCTGCTCAGGCGCCaccccacccccgcgcccaggATGTTTGACCCGCTGCTGAAGGCGtgcagggcggcgggggtggacgtggacgtgagCACGAGCAAGAAACTCGCAGactccctcgacgcggcggtgcgcccgGACGATCAGTACTTCAACACCCTGCTGCGCATCGTCGCCACGCGGTGCATGTCGCAGGCTGTGTACTGCGTCAGCGGCGCGCACAGCGTGAACGACAGGGTCCACtacggcctcgccgcgcccctctaCACCCACTTCACGTCGCCCATTCGTCGATACGCGGACGTGGTGGTGCACAGGCTtttgaacgcggcgctcgggctcgaacgcgcgcacgcgtcgctgcAGGACAGCGAGGCGCTGAAGGCTGTGTCGGACAACATCAACGTGCGGCACAGAAACTCccagatggcggcgagggcgtccgtGGAGCTTCACACGCACATCTTCTTCCGGAaaaaggcggcggagacggaggcgagggTCATTCGAGTCCGCGCCAACGGCCTGATCGTGTTCGTCCCCAAGTTTGGTATCGAGGCACCCGTGTTGTTCGATGATGAGGAAGAGGAGGGGGATAAGAAGGCTGTGTTGGACGAGGAAGCGATGACGGTTACCACGAAGGCGGGCAAGACTTGGAAGGTTTTCGACGCGTGCAAGGTTTGCATTCAGATTgaggagctggcggcgggcCGGTCGAGGCTCGCGATCAAGATACTGTAG
- a CDS encoding predicted protein produces MPSPKKQQQQQQQQQQFQAQNYVATYFSIDVECVATGNEHNARDVAQIALVDQFERCLLNVYVKPPEGKKVHSYLTPLTGITEDVLSAHGVPLEDAMQHVRAALPPHAVLVGQNIAKDVEWLRLEEGKDFTSLVDLAGLCCVDTRTRFVRSVLDIFSFFLTGTHTCGFDSTVWRVWNPQYKSWSVFSQDHLVKTLLGSDVGEQHNAALDALKSIRLFNYFNYLQSGQGGGEAALDAVKQKLLESPPEPSFAKKNPSWEGVCMGNRKTCTCGAPFFG; encoded by the exons ATGCCCTCGCCCAAgaagcagcagcagcagcagcagcagcagcagcagttTCAGGCGCAGAACTACGTCGCGACGTATTTCTCCATCGACGTCGAGTGTGTGGCTACGGGGAACGAGCACAACGCCAGGGACGTGGCACAGATTGCGTTGGTCGACCAGTTCGAGCGATGCCTGCTGAACGTGTACGTGAAACCCCCGGAAGGAAAGAAGGTGCACTCGTACCTCACGCCCCTCACGGGCATCACCGAAGACGTTCTGAGCGCGCACGGCGTGCCCCTCGAGGATGCGATGCAGCatgtccgcgcggcgctgccgcCCCACGCGGTGCTAGTGGGACAAAACATCGCCAAGGATGTCGAGTGGCTCAGGCTGGAGGAAGGAAAGGATTTCACCAGTTTGGTGGATCTCGCCGGGCTGTG CTGCGTTGATACTCGCACTCGGTTTGTTCGATCTGTTCTTGACATTTTCTCATTTTTTCTAACTGGAACACACACATGCGGGTTTGACTCTACCGTCTGGCGGGTGTGGAACCCCCAGTACAAATCGTGGAGCGTCTTCTCCCAGGATCACCTGGTGAAGACTCTGCTGGGCAGTGACGTCGGGGAGCAACacaacgcggcgctggacgcgctcaagTCGATCCGACTCTTCAACTACTTCAACTACCTGCAGTCGGGGCAGGGCGGAGGTgaagccgcgctcgacgccgtgaagCAGAAGCTCCTGGAGTCGCCCCCCGAGCCGAGCTTCGCGAAAAAGAATCCATCTTGGGAGGGGGTCTGCATGGGAAATAGAAAGACGTGCACTTGCGGTGCACCATTCTTCGGTTAG
- a CDS encoding predicted protein → VERGVPFTRKRAFYRVESAQARDLAMLLASVHSDEAVAASSSSFRDRERISGGVSVLDAMSGCGVRCVRYLLQGEVSSVHANDADPNVMDTLSENLTSAHARGATGVSSVTNVDAHRLLAKCYLDEARYDIVDVDSFGSENLVSATMRCVKLGGYAYLTSTDALALCGKSPGALSANYGGAIVAPNTQGVNELGLRVFVGDAVRIGAAMGLKVTPVFSLFHPHGPVFRAMLRVEALAGEWERGSVGHVGRCRECGDARVIDPGELGGAFCHRCDAIRAFGRDDDGSTDGAMDRRSCLEVSGPMWLGPLHELATVEKLRSKAAEKGWIGREGASAEDGAKVKGQMSLEALLGSFAAESDPRLPPFHHRTDELGRSGRGLKRGIPAMKAWVEELKSRGFAACKTHVDSRGLKTNAPMEQIVDAA, encoded by the coding sequence GTGGAGAGAGGCGTGCCCTTCACGCGCAAGCGCGCGTTCTACAGGGTGGAGAGCGCGCAGGCGAGGGACCTGGCGATGCTCTTGGCTTCAGTCCACAGCGACGAAGcagtcgcggcgtcgtcctccagcTTCAGGGATCGCGAGCGCATAAGCGGGGGGGTGTCGGTCCTGGACGCGATGAGCGGATGTGGGGTGCGATGCGTCAGGTACCTGCTCCAGGGCGAGGTTTCGAGCGTCCACGCCAATGACGCCGACCCAAACGTGATGGACACCCTCTCCGAAAACCTCACCAGCGCGCACGCACGCGGGGCGACCGGCGTGTCCTCCGTCACaaacgtcgacgcgcaccgACTCCTCGCCAAGTGCTAcctggacgaggcgcggtACGACATCGTGGACGTGGACTCGTTCGGCAGCGAAAACCTGgtgtcggcgacgatgaggtGCGTCAAGCTGGGCGGATACGCGTACCTCACGTCCAcggacgcgctggcgctgtgCGGCAAGAGCCCGGGCGCGCTCTCGGCAAACTACGGCGGAGCGATTGTGGCGCCGAACACGCAGGGCGTGAACGAACTCGGGCTCAGGGTgttcgtcggcgacgcggtgaggaTCGGCGCGGCTATGGGGTTGAAGGTGACGCCCGTGTTCTCGTTGTTTCACCCGCACGGCCCGGTGTTTCGAGCGATGCTGagggtggaggcgctcgcgggagAATGGGAACGCGGGAGCGTCGGGCACGTCGGTCGATGTCGCGagtgcggcgacgcgagagtCATCGACccgggcgagctcgggggcgCGTTCTGTCACCGGTGCGACGCCATTCGCGCATTCGGAAGGGACGATGATGGATCAACTGACGGCGCGATGGATCGTCGGAGCTGCTTGGAGGTGAGCGGTCCGATGTGGCTCGGGCCCCTGCACGAGCTCGCGACTGTCGAGAAACTTCGGtcaaaggcggcggagaagggtTGGATCGGAAGggagggcgcgtccgcggaggacggcgccaaggTGAAGGGTCAGATGTCGTTGGAGGCGTTGCTGGGTTCCTTCGCGGCCGAGTCCGATCCGAGACTTCCTCCGTTTCACCACAGGACGGACGAGCTCGGTAGGAGCGGAAGGGGTCTGAAGAGGGGCATACCGGCGATGAAGGCGTGGGTTGAGGAGTTGAAAAGTCGAGGTTTCGCGGCGTGCAAAACGCACGTGGACAGCAGGGGGCTCAAGACGAACGCCCCGATGGAGcagatcgtcgacgccgcc